The nucleotide sequence TATTAATCTTGAAATTACACCTCCTTACTCTTTATTGACCAATGAGAACTATTCTGAAATGGGAGATCAAGAAAAATTTAAATTTTTAGAATATAAAAAATTGAAAGCTCAAGGAACCTGGTTCAGTGCAATATCAGGAGATCTTGTTTTAAAAACACATTTTGAGTTTGGATTTTTATCTGCATATAACCAACAGCTTGGTATCCCGCCATTTGAAAGATTCTTTGTGGGAGGCGATGGGCTCAGTGGATACTCACTAGATGGTCGGGAATTAATATCATTAAGAGGCTACCCGAACAACTCTCTTAGCGAAAATGATGGAGCGCCGATTTATAGTAAATATAATATTGAGATAAGGTATCCTATATCTTTAAATCCCAACTCAACAATATATGCACTAGGATTTTTAGAAGCAGGAAACTCATGGATGAATTTTAATCAATTTAACCCTTTTGAAGTAAAAAGATCCGCTGGTTTAGGTATTCGAATTTTTATGCCAATGTTTGGTGTTTTAGGTGTCGACTTTGGACATGGATTTGATAATATTCCAGGATATACTACAAAAAGTGGATGGCAAACCCACTTTACTATTGGTCAACAATTTTAATTTATTAAATTTGTCATTAGAATTTTAAAAAACATGAAACATTTAATCTTTATTATTGGTTTATTCACTTCACTTATCCATGCTCAAAACATAGCCTATGTAGATAGCCGTTATATTTTAGATAATATTCCTGAATTTAACGCTGCTCAAGAAGAACTAAACAATTTGTCAATAGAATGGCAAGAAGAAATTGACTTATTAAAAAATGATGTAGAAAAATTATATCGTACATACCAAGCAGAACAATATCTTCTACCTGAAGAGAAAAAAAAACAAAGGGAGGAATTAATTATATTAAAAGAAAAAGAAGTTAAAATATTAACAAAACAACGGTTCGGACCTGATGGAGACTTATATAATAGGCAACAAGCACTTATACAACCCATTCAAGAGTTAATATACACAGCGATTAATGAATTTGCTGACGAAGCTAAATATGACATCATTTTTGACAAATCCTCCGAATTAATTATGTTATTTTCACACCCAGAATTGGACAAAAGTGATGAAATAATTGAAAAACTAGGTTATTAACAAATAAAAAAATACTCATGAAAATAAAATATTTTACTACTACTATATGTTTATTAATTGGTTTAATTGGATATTCACAACAACTATTAGGTCATATTAATTCTCAAGAAATAATTTCTATAATGCCAGAGGCAGCAACAGCACAACTTGCATTACAACAAGAGGTTGAAAACTTGCAAGAGCAAGCACAAATGATGGGAAGTGAGTATGAAGCACAATTAAAGGATTTTCAAGTAAATCAAGACAGTATGTCTGAAGCAATTAGAAATGATAAATTGAAAAGCCTACAAGATCTTGAAGAAAGAATTACACTTTTTCAACAATCTGCACAACAAAGCATCCAACTAAAAGAAGCTGAACTATTTGAGCCTATCCTAACAAAGATTCAAAATGCAATCGATGAGGTATCTAAGGATAAAGGATATTCATATGTATTTGATATTGGTGGTAATGCTGGGGGTCTTGTCTATAAAAATGATACACATGATATTACTAACATGGTTAAAGCTCAATTAAATTTATAGTTTAACAAAATATATAAATTGAACCCTGAAGGCCCTATAGGAATATTTGATTCTGGGATTGGAGGACTTACTGTAGCATCTTCTATCAGTAGGCTGATGCCTGATGAACAAATAATTTACTTTGGGGACACTCAACATCTACCTTACGGAAGTAAGTCATTTAAACGTATAAACTATTACTGCAATAAAATCGTAGATTTCCTGCTTAATAAAAACTGTAAAGCAATTGTAATAGCATGTAATAGCGCATCTGCAGCTGCATATTTCCAAATTAATCAACAAGTCGAAAATAAAGCGTTACTATTTAATGTAATAGATCCTGTCATAGATTATGTTGCAGAAAAAAAAAAAATCAAACACATAGGTGTAATTGGCACTAATGCTACAATAGAATCAAATATATATGCTGAGAAAATTAAATCCTACAAAAATAATGTGAAGGTATCAAGTTTAGCTACACCTCTGCTTGCTAACCTAATAGAAGAAGATAATCACCAATTATTTACAAAAGGTATTTTAGATTCATACCTGAATAATAAAATACTAAAAGATATTGATAGTTTAATTCTAGGGTGCACTCACTATCCATTAATTACAAAGGAGATTAATGAATACTTCAATTTTAAAGTTGAAATAATCAATTCTATTGACCATATAAAAACTAAAATTAAAAATTCATTAAAAGAAAAAAAAGCATTAAAAAGTAAATCTAAAAATCTACAACATCAATTTTATGTCTCAGACTATACAGAAAATTTTCAAAAAAAAACTGAATTATTCTTTTCATCAAAAATATTATTAGAAGAAGTAAATATTTTTTAATAAATAATCACTTATATTTTTTATTGCATTATCTTTATCGATAAGATAATATTACTAATAATTTCATGTCGCAGGCATCACCATACATTATTTATTCAGAATCAACTCCAAACCCAGCTGTCATGAAGTTCGTCTCCAACAAGATGTTAGCAAAAGAATCTAGAGAGTACTTGACTGTTAAT is from Flavobacteriales bacterium TMED191 and encodes:
- a CDS encoding OmpH family outer membrane protein, whose protein sequence is MKIKYFTTTICLLIGLIGYSQQLLGHINSQEIISIMPEAATAQLALQQEVENLQEQAQMMGSEYEAQLKDFQVNQDSMSEAIRNDKLKSLQDLEERITLFQQSAQQSIQLKEAELFEPILTKIQNAIDEVSKDKGYSYVFDIGGNAGGLVYKNDTHDITNMVKAQLNL
- the murI gene encoding glutamate racemase — its product is MNPEGPIGIFDSGIGGLTVASSISRLMPDEQIIYFGDTQHLPYGSKSFKRINYYCNKIVDFLLNKNCKAIVIACNSASAAAYFQINQQVENKALLFNVIDPVIDYVAEKKKIKHIGVIGTNATIESNIYAEKIKSYKNNVKVSSLATPLLANLIEEDNHQLFTKGILDSYLNNKILKDIDSLILGCTHYPLITKEINEYFNFKVEIINSIDHIKTKIKNSLKEKKALKSKSKNLQHQFYVSDYTENFQKKTELFFSSKILLEEVNIF
- a CDS encoding OmpH family outer membrane protein, yielding MKHLIFIIGLFTSLIHAQNIAYVDSRYILDNIPEFNAAQEELNNLSIEWQEEIDLLKNDVEKLYRTYQAEQYLLPEEKKKQREELIILKEKEVKILTKQRFGPDGDLYNRQQALIQPIQELIYTAINEFADEAKYDIIFDKSSELIMLFSHPELDKSDEIIEKLGY